The proteins below come from a single Sphingomicrobium sediminis genomic window:
- the mfd gene encoding transcription-repair coupling factor, giving the protein MSDKIASILKADAQLTLAATPSGYLPWLASDLARAAADRGGRAWLVCSDDAALRAVADTATLFAPEVQVITLPAWDCLPYDRASPALKVMADRMGALARIARTPKKPQLVVTTANAVAQRMLCPDRIGGLVKRLKEGSEIEREKLIALLQANGYARVDAVHDAGEYAVRGAIVDLYPAGFSSGVRLDFFGDEIETMRAFDPTDQRSTGRIDGFTLMPASEALLDEDSIKRFRSRYREKFGATGTSDPLYEAVSEGRRMAGMEHWLPLFEETLADITDYVGDKDVVLRDANADAALGSRLEAVEDYFQNRRRVEAAEAGTYRPLAPDALYLSDEEWKGIKAETPIHLATPFPAPDGDTTIDMDVSGPRDFAPERAQNANVYEAVAEHIGKLTSDGRTVILASYSEGARERLDGLLKDHGVDARRMAESWQEALGGKAPALMVLPLDHGFTTKNVAVLSEQDMLGDRLVRRAKRKKSADAFLAELSAMTPSDLVVHEEHGIAKYEGLTTIDVGGSPHDCVALEYHGGDKLYVPVENIDILSRYGGADEGVSLDRLGGEAWQRRKAKMKERIREIASKLIKVAAERALREGQPMEADSAFPQFVDRFPYEETDDQEKAIGEVLEDLSSGKPMDRLVCGDVGFGKTEVALRAAFVAAMSGQQVAVVAPTTILARQHFQNFMERFQGFPIKIGRLSRLVGPAEVKRTKEGLEKGDIDIVIGTHALLGKSVKFKRLGLVIVDEEQHFGVAHKERLKALKSDVHVLTLTATPIPRTLQMAMTGLRDLSVIMTPPVDRLAVRTYVMPRDPVVIREALLREHYRGGQSFYVAPRIADLPDIEEFLREEVPEVKYLVAHGQMSPTEVEERMSAFYDRKYDVLLSTSIVESGLDIPSANTLIVHRADRFGLAQLYQLRGRVGRSKTRAYAYLTTPEPHLVSDSAEKRLQVLANLDSLGAGFQLASHDLDLRGAGNLLGDEQSGHIKEVGFELYQSMLEEAIVQLKADGGAEVAGESLNPQINVAAPILIPDDYVADLDLRMGLYRRLGDLESRADIDAFAAELIDRFGKLPQETQNLLEVIEIKINCRKARIAKLDIGAKGAVVTFAKDGFPDIQGLIAYIERLKGQAKLRPDGKMVLSRHWPGEYDRINGALMLSRGLAKVARKAQKKVPEPA; this is encoded by the coding sequence TTGAGCGACAAGATTGCCTCCATTCTCAAGGCCGATGCGCAGCTGACGCTGGCCGCCACGCCGTCAGGTTACCTCCCCTGGCTGGCGAGCGATCTCGCGCGCGCTGCTGCCGATCGTGGCGGTCGCGCATGGCTCGTTTGTTCGGACGATGCGGCGCTGCGCGCTGTTGCCGACACGGCGACGCTCTTTGCGCCCGAGGTGCAGGTGATCACGCTCCCGGCATGGGACTGCCTACCCTATGACCGAGCCAGCCCCGCATTGAAGGTGATGGCCGACCGCATGGGGGCACTTGCCCGGATCGCGCGGACGCCCAAGAAACCACAACTGGTCGTCACCACTGCCAATGCGGTCGCCCAGCGGATGCTCTGCCCCGATCGTATTGGCGGCCTGGTGAAGCGCCTCAAGGAAGGCAGCGAGATCGAGCGCGAGAAGCTGATCGCGCTCTTGCAGGCCAATGGCTATGCCCGCGTCGATGCCGTGCATGATGCCGGCGAGTACGCCGTCCGCGGCGCGATCGTCGATCTCTACCCCGCTGGCTTTTCCAGCGGCGTGCGCCTCGATTTCTTCGGCGACGAGATCGAGACGATGCGCGCGTTCGATCCCACCGACCAGCGCTCGACGGGGCGGATCGACGGCTTCACGCTCATGCCGGCATCCGAGGCCTTGCTCGACGAGGACAGCATCAAGCGCTTCCGCAGCCGTTATCGCGAGAAGTTTGGCGCCACCGGCACCAGCGACCCGCTCTACGAAGCGGTCAGCGAAGGCAGACGCATGGCGGGCATGGAGCATTGGCTGCCATTGTTCGAGGAAACACTCGCGGACATCACCGATTATGTCGGCGACAAGGACGTCGTCCTGCGCGACGCGAATGCCGATGCGGCGCTGGGGTCGCGCCTGGAAGCTGTCGAAGACTATTTCCAGAACCGCCGCCGTGTCGAAGCTGCCGAGGCCGGCACCTATCGCCCGCTCGCGCCCGATGCGCTCTATCTCAGCGACGAAGAATGGAAGGGCATCAAGGCCGAAACGCCGATCCATCTCGCCACCCCGTTCCCCGCTCCCGACGGCGATACCACGATCGACATGGACGTATCGGGACCGCGCGACTTCGCACCCGAACGCGCGCAGAATGCCAATGTCTATGAGGCCGTCGCCGAGCATATCGGCAAACTCACTAGCGATGGCCGCACCGTCATCCTCGCCAGCTATTCCGAAGGCGCGCGCGAACGGCTCGATGGCCTACTGAAGGATCATGGCGTCGACGCGCGCCGCATGGCGGAAAGCTGGCAGGAGGCGCTAGGTGGCAAGGCGCCCGCGCTCATGGTCCTGCCGCTCGACCATGGTTTCACCACGAAGAACGTTGCGGTCCTGTCAGAACAGGACATGCTCGGCGACCGCCTGGTGCGCCGCGCCAAGCGCAAGAAGAGCGCCGACGCCTTCCTCGCCGAACTCTCGGCCATGACGCCCAGCGACCTCGTCGTCCATGAAGAGCATGGCATCGCCAAATATGAGGGGCTGACGACCATCGATGTCGGCGGCAGCCCGCATGACTGTGTCGCGCTCGAATATCATGGCGGCGACAAGCTCTACGTCCCGGTCGAGAATATCGACATTCTCTCGCGTTATGGCGGGGCCGATGAAGGCGTGAGTCTCGATCGCCTGGGCGGCGAAGCCTGGCAGCGGCGCAAGGCCAAGATGAAGGAGCGTATCCGCGAGATTGCCTCTAAGCTCATCAAGGTCGCCGCCGAACGTGCACTCCGCGAAGGCCAGCCCATGGAGGCCGACAGCGCCTTCCCCCAATTCGTCGACCGCTTCCCGTACGAGGAGACGGATGATCAGGAAAAGGCGATCGGCGAGGTCCTCGAGGATCTCTCGTCGGGCAAGCCGATGGACCGCCTCGTGTGCGGCGATGTCGGATTCGGCAAGACCGAGGTTGCGTTGCGCGCTGCCTTTGTCGCGGCCATGTCGGGCCAGCAGGTCGCCGTGGTCGCGCCGACCACCATCCTTGCCCGCCAGCACTTCCAGAATTTCATGGAGCGCTTCCAAGGCTTCCCGATCAAGATCGGCCGCCTGTCGCGCCTCGTAGGACCCGCTGAGGTGAAACGCACCAAGGAAGGCCTCGAGAAAGGCGACATCGACATCGTCATCGGCACCCATGCCCTGCTCGGCAAGAGCGTGAAGTTCAAGCGCCTCGGTCTCGTGATCGTCGACGAGGAGCAGCATTTCGGTGTCGCGCACAAGGAACGTCTGAAAGCTCTCAAGTCTGATGTGCATGTCCTGACGCTTACGGCCACGCCCATCCCGCGCACCCTGCAAATGGCAATGACCGGCCTGCGCGACCTCAGCGTGATCATGACGCCGCCGGTAGACCGCCTTGCAGTGCGCACCTACGTGATGCCGCGCGATCCGGTGGTGATCCGCGAGGCGCTGTTGCGCGAACATTATCGGGGCGGGCAGAGCTTTTATGTCGCCCCGCGCATCGCCGACCTGCCCGACATCGAGGAATTCCTCCGCGAGGAAGTGCCCGAGGTGAAATATCTCGTCGCGCACGGCCAGATGAGCCCGACCGAGGTCGAGGAGCGCATGAGCGCCTTTTACGACCGTAAATATGATGTGTTGCTCTCGACCAGCATCGTCGAAAGCGGGCTTGATATCCCGAGCGCCAATACGCTCATCGTCCATCGCGCCGACCGCTTCGGCCTCGCCCAGCTCTATCAGCTACGCGGCCGCGTCGGACGATCGAAGACACGCGCTTATGCCTATTTGACGACGCCCGAGCCGCATCTCGTCAGCGACAGTGCGGAGAAACGCCTGCAGGTGCTCGCCAATCTCGACAGCCTCGGCGCGGGTTTCCAGCTTGCCAGCCACGATCTCGACCTGCGCGGCGCGGGCAACCTGCTCGGCGACGAACAATCCGGTCATATCAAGGAAGTCGGCTTCGAACTGTACCAGTCGATGCTCGAGGAAGCGATCGTGCAGTTGAAGGCCGATGGCGGCGCCGAAGTCGCGGGCGAGAGCCTCAATCCGCAGATCAACGTCGCCGCGCCGATCCTCATCCCGGACGACTATGTCGCCGATCTCGACCTGCGCATGGGTCTGTATCGCCGTCTCGGCGATCTGGAGAGCCGCGCCGATATCGATGCCTTCGCCGCAGAGCTGATCGACCGGTTCGGCAAGCTGCCACAGGAAACGCAGAACCTGCTTGAAGTCATTGAGATCAAGATTAATTGTCGCAAGGCGCGCATCGCGAAACTCGACATTGGTGCCAAGGGTGCGGTGGTGACCTTCGCGAAGGACGGTTTCCCCGACATTCAGGGCCTGATCGCCTATATTGAGCGTCTCAAGGGACAGGCAAAGCTGCGTCCCGATGGCAAGATGGTGCTGTCGCGGCACTGGCCGGGTGAATATGACCGGATCAATGGTGCTCTGATGCTGTCGCGCGGCCTCGCCAAGGTGGCGCGCAAGGCGCAGAAGAAGGTGCCGGAGCCGGCCTAG
- the recG gene encoding ATP-dependent DNA helicase RecG translates to MRPEILQPLFAETEALDGVGPKIAKALAKLKLTRAVDMAFHLPTGMIQRIATNRLGHHLVGQRVVITLTPMDLRDGRGRAPLRIYAADTDGNMVALTFFNNPGWAKKQLPLGEAKRISGKLDAYGDQLQMVHPDVVDADPPLREPVYPLSEGLTNKRMRDLAKQVLDRAPELPEWIEPSVKSEREFPDWKQALDAAHESVDATAARHRLAYDEIFANQLTLLLIRQSARRRATRPLEGDGSLSAKLDLPFELTGAQARCVSEIKGDMAQERPMLRLLQGDVGSGKTLVALLAMLEAVEAGAQAAMLAPTEILARQHYDGLKRLCDPIGVNVAILTGRDKGKVRESTLMGLQDGSIHILVGTHAIFQQAVAYKDLGLVVVDEQHRFGVSQRLMLSEKGKRPPHLLAMTATPIPRTLTLTQYGEMEVSQIDELPPGRKPIDTLVVAEERLGDVVAGLERHVEAGGQAYWVCPLVEESDKIDATAAEDRAAALKARLGDKVGLVHGRMKGEEKDAVMERFARGDLAVLVATTVIEVGVDVPNASLMIIESAENFGLAQLHQLRGRVGRGEAKSRCLLLRGSNLSETARARLALMRETNDGFRIAEEDLRLRGPGEILGTRQSGDHVFRLAEPEDITRLAPAAQADARLLLGRDGGLDSERGQAARVCLYLFERDAAVGLLKGG, encoded by the coding sequence ATGCGACCGGAAATTCTTCAGCCATTGTTCGCCGAGACCGAGGCGCTGGACGGGGTGGGGCCCAAGATCGCCAAGGCGTTGGCGAAACTCAAGCTGACGCGCGCGGTCGATATGGCATTCCATCTTCCCACCGGCATGATCCAGCGGATCGCGACGAACCGGCTAGGGCATCACCTGGTCGGCCAGCGCGTCGTCATTACGCTGACGCCCATGGATCTGCGCGATGGGCGAGGCCGTGCGCCGCTGCGTATCTATGCTGCGGACACGGACGGCAACATGGTCGCGCTCACTTTTTTCAACAATCCGGGCTGGGCGAAAAAGCAGCTGCCGCTCGGCGAGGCCAAGCGCATCTCGGGCAAGCTCGATGCCTATGGCGACCAGCTGCAGATGGTGCATCCCGACGTGGTCGATGCCGATCCGCCGCTGCGTGAGCCGGTCTATCCCTTGTCCGAGGGGCTCACCAACAAGCGGATGCGCGATTTGGCAAAGCAGGTGCTGGATCGCGCACCCGAACTGCCTGAATGGATCGAGCCTTCGGTCAAGTCGGAGCGGGAGTTTCCGGACTGGAAGCAGGCGCTCGATGCGGCGCATGAAAGCGTCGATGCCACGGCGGCCCGGCACCGGCTCGCCTATGACGAGATTTTCGCCAACCAGCTTACGCTGCTCCTGATCCGCCAGTCAGCGCGGCGGCGCGCGACCCGCCCTCTTGAGGGAGACGGCAGCCTGTCGGCCAAGCTCGATTTGCCGTTCGAGTTGACCGGTGCGCAGGCGCGCTGCGTGTCCGAGATCAAGGGCGATATGGCACAGGAGCGGCCGATGCTGCGCCTGCTGCAGGGTGACGTCGGGTCGGGCAAGACGCTGGTGGCGCTGTTGGCGATGTTGGAAGCAGTCGAGGCGGGCGCGCAGGCGGCAATGCTTGCCCCAACGGAAATCCTAGCGCGCCAGCATTATGACGGCCTCAAGCGGCTGTGCGACCCGATCGGCGTGAACGTCGCCATTCTGACGGGACGCGACAAAGGAAAAGTCCGCGAGAGCACATTGATGGGGCTACAGGACGGATCGATCCATATCCTGGTCGGCACCCACGCCATCTTCCAGCAGGCCGTCGCCTACAAGGATCTCGGCCTTGTCGTGGTGGACGAACAGCATCGCTTCGGCGTGTCGCAGCGCTTGATGCTGAGCGAGAAGGGGAAGCGTCCGCCTCATTTGCTCGCGATGACCGCGACCCCGATCCCCCGCACGCTGACCCTGACCCAATATGGCGAGATGGAGGTCAGCCAGATCGACGAGCTTCCCCCGGGGCGCAAGCCGATCGATACGCTTGTCGTCGCCGAAGAGCGTCTCGGCGACGTCGTTGCAGGTCTGGAGCGCCATGTCGAAGCCGGCGGACAGGCCTATTGGGTGTGCCCGCTTGTCGAGGAATCCGACAAGATCGACGCGACCGCGGCCGAAGATCGCGCGGCGGCGCTGAAGGCGCGATTGGGGGACAAAGTCGGCCTCGTCCACGGCCGCATGAAGGGTGAGGAGAAGGATGCAGTCATGGAGCGCTTTGCGCGCGGGGACCTAGCTGTCCTCGTCGCGACGACCGTGATCGAAGTTGGCGTGGATGTGCCCAATGCCTCGCTGATGATTATCGAGAGCGCGGAGAATTTCGGCCTTGCGCAATTGCACCAGCTGCGTGGGCGCGTGGGCCGCGGCGAGGCCAAGTCCCGCTGCCTGTTGCTGCGCGGATCGAATTTGTCGGAAACGGCGCGGGCAAGGCTGGCGCTGATGCGCGAGACCAATGACGGCTTCCGCATCGCCGAGGAAGATCTCCGCCTGCGCGGCCCCGGCGAAATCCTCGGCACGCGTCAATCGGGTGACCATGTCTTCCGCCTCGCCGAACCCGAGGACATCACCCGCCTTGCACCTGCAGCGCAGGCCGATGCGCGATTGCTCCTCGGCCGCGATGGTGGATTGGACAGCGAGCGCGGTCAGGCGGCACGTGTGTGCCTGTACCTCTTCGAACGCGATGCGGCGGTGGGATTGCTGAAGGGCGGCTAG
- a CDS encoding succinate dehydrogenase assembly factor 2, protein MERIQMDERQKRDKLGALKYRSHHRGTREADMMIGGFFDRYQAEFTEADMDWFDMLLTEQDVDIMAWAIGTAEAPVRYRGPMLDKLQKLDFIRIAR, encoded by the coding sequence ATGGAGCGTATTCAAATGGACGAGCGGCAGAAGCGGGACAAGCTGGGCGCCCTCAAATATCGCAGCCATCATCGCGGGACGCGCGAGGCCGACATGATGATCGGCGGCTTCTTCGACCGCTACCAGGCCGAGTTCACCGAGGCCGATATGGACTGGTTCGACATGCTGCTCACCGAACAGGATGTGGACATCATGGCCTGGGCGATCGGTACTGCCGAGGCGCCGGTGCGCTATCGCGGCCCCATGCTCGACAAGCTCCAGAAGCTCGATTTCATCAGGATTGCCCGTTGA